One Spinacia oleracea cultivar Varoflay chromosome 4, BTI_SOV_V1, whole genome shotgun sequence DNA segment encodes these proteins:
- the LOC110784832 gene encoding uncharacterized protein produces the protein MDLQLDLKITNTTDNDHQTTDFRNAKVCPIFLSKETQPNFILTAHLIGYRMEDIKIDINEDGTLISISCENNSKAVQEKEMVMMHNKEPNLIKVFKIPQGVSLDGIKANFNDDESTLTIYMPKLNKGIKYDQHNLELLSNGGREINQVVEEEEEIVEKKLGLGDGFETKQLGDDLDEINENDTTNCKLFGPCFFIGSTLAASLLMLFLRLVKPISH, from the exons ATGGATCTTCAATTAGACCTTAAGATTACCAACACCACAGACAATGATCATCAAACGACTGACTTCCGGAATGCTAAAGTTTGTCCTATTTTTCTATCCAAAGAGACCCAACCTAACTTTATTCTTACTGCTCATCTTATAG GGTATAGAATGGAAGATATCAAGATCGACATAAACGAAGATGGAACATTAATTTCAATTAGTTGTGAAAACAATTCCAAGGCGGTGCAAGAAAAAGAAATGGTAATGATGCACAACAAGGAACCAAATTTAATAAAGGTGTTCAAAATTCCTCAAGGAGTTTCATTGGATGGAATTaaggccaattttaatgatgATGAATCGACGTTGACAATCTACATGCCCAAGCTAAACAAAGGCATTAAGTATGATCAACATAATTTGGAATTGCTAAGTAATGGAGGAAGGGAAATCAACCAAGTCGTTGAGGAAGAGGAGGAAATAGTTGAGAAAAAGCTAGGCCTTGGAGATGGTTTTGAAACTAAacaattaggtgatgatttggATGAGATCAATGAAAATGATACTACAAACTGTAAGCTATTTGGGCCTTGTTTTTTTATTGGGTCCACTTTAGCTGCATCTCTTCTAATGTTGTTTCTTAGATTGGTTAAACCAATAAGCCATTAA
- the LOC130471487 gene encoding uncharacterized protein, with translation MGSCVSNKRTADKWECRTPKRTRISRWDEGDLALREAHPLCHHQDILITQIFTKLDWEGQAAVEMVCKQWRRWAKLRYRLPYHYPQGCYRVWLREWVIMDIIDNDGRDFHAWMDKDMTVYFDGFPLLFKEEE, from the exons ATGGGTTCTTGCGTATCCAACAAGAGGACTGCTGATAAGTGGGAATGTCGCACCCCCAAGAGAACAAGAATTTCCAGATGGGACGAAG GAGACCTTGCTTTAAGGGAGGCACACcccctttgtcatcatcaagacATCCTCATCACCCAGATCTTCACCAAGCTGGACTGGGAGGGGCAGGCTGCTGTGGAGATGGTATGCAAGCAGTGGCGTAGGTGGGCCAAGTTGCGGTACCGCCTCCCATACCACTACCCTCAAGGATGCTACCGCGTGTGGCTGCGGGAGTGGGTGATCATGGACATCATTGACAATGATGGCCGTGACTTCCACGCCTGGATGGACAAGGACATGACCGTCTACTTTGACGGCTTCCCCCTCCTTTTCAAGGAGGAGGAGTAG